Genomic segment of Streptococcus pneumoniae:
AGCGGGACTTTTAAGAGGAAAGAAATACACAGGCGGCCTTTACATGGAAATGGTGGAGCATTTTGACTTTTTTGAACCAGAAAATTTCATTCATCGACCTGTGGTCTGCGATGATAAGCTGATCACCGCTATTGGCTTTGCCTATCAAGACTTTGCGATTGCGGTGTTAAACGTCTTAGAAGTTCCTCATCCAGAGCGTTTCTTTGAGAGAAAATCTATTTATACAGAGGAAGAGTTGACATTTTACTGTGGAGACAAAGCTTGGCAGGAGATGCTGCAAGAAATAATGATCTATGAAGATTAGGAGAGAGTGGGACTCAATCGTGATTCCGCAGAAATCGATTTTGTAGTCTTCGTTTTCCAATTTTTAGGCTCAGGTATGAGCAGTTCACTGGGCTAGCGAAGAAGAATTCGCTAGCTTCTTCTAATAGAATAGTGATTTATCAATGTTTTGGATAAGTTGCTCACAACTTTTTGTTCTCGTAAATAGCTCCACTGGAGCATTGAACCCAGCGGCAACTACTGCGTCAAACTGTTAGAACTACAAAATGTAACGAGGTAGGGTACTTTTGTCCCAACCTCTTTTGCTTGGTAGGATTCATTTATTTCTTAATAGTTTAACAGTATCTTCTATAAATTTTCATATAAATATGATAGAATAACTAGGAGGAGGAAGAGATGTTTCACAAAAGTAAGCTATTTTTTTGGACAACAGAAGTCCTATTATTAACGATTATCTTTTTTATCTGGCGGGAAATGAATGGGCTTGTTTCGCCTTTTGTCACCGTGATTAACACTATTTTGATTCCGTTTCTGGTAGCAGGCTTTCTCTACTATATCACCGACCCCTTGGTGCGCTACTTAGAAAAAGAATGCAAAGTGAAGCGAGGTTTTGGTATTATCATTGCCTTGGTGCTGGTCTTTGGTTCGCTTACCTTAGCGATCATTTATTTGCTTCCGATTTTGGTCAATCAGTTGACGAGCTTGATCAATTCCAGCCAAAACATTTATACCCAGTTGCAGGCGTGGGTTATTGATTTATCAGACAATCCAGCTTTTAAAAATCTAAATATCCAATCGACTCTACAAAAGCTAAATCTGTCTTATGTGGATATTTTGCAAAATATCTTAAATGGGGTGACCAATAGTCTTGGGAGTGTCGTCTCTGCCGTGGTTAACACAGTGCTTATTTTGGTCATGACTCCGATTTTCTTGGTTTATTTCTTGATGGATGGACATAAGCTTCTGCCTATGCTAGAGCGGACGGTGTTGAAACGCGATAAACTAAATATTGCAGGTCTTTTGATCAATCTTAATGGCACGATTGCACGTTACATTAGTGGAATTTCGATTGACGCCTTGATTATCGGAATGCTGGCCTTTATTGGTTATAGTATCATTGGCTTAAAATATGCCTTAGTATTTGCGATTTTCTCAGCTATTACCAATCTGATCCCTTATGTGGGACCAACCATTGGTCTGATTCCCATGGTGGTGACCTATTTGTTTACAGATCCAAATAAAATGATTATCGCTGTAATTTATATGCTGATTGTGCAGCAGATTGATGGCAATGTCCTCTACCCACGTATTGTTGGAGGAGTGATGAAAGTCCATCCTATTACCATTATGGTGCTGTTGCTCTTATCAAGTAATATCTATGGAATTGTTGGCATGATTGTGGCGATTCCCACCTATTCAATTTTGAAAGAGATTGCTAAATTTTTGGCAAATCTTTATGAGAATCACAAGGAAAGTCAGTTGCAAAAGCAACAAGAAGAGCATACCTTGTTACAAAAATAAAGCAAAAAGTTTGAACAGCGTGTTCAAGCTTTTTCTATTTCGCCCTAAACCTTCTAGGCTAGCAAGGAAAGGGATTTTTTGGTATAATAAGGAGCAGAAAAATCAGAGGACTGATTGATGTTTATGATTGCGATATCGTATGAAAAAAGATAGTAGTTTTAAGGCTTCAACTAAATTTTTACATCTGTTTATTGAGTTCGGACAAAGAGATTCTTAAAAAGAGATACAGGTATTTTATCTTTTGATAGTTCAGCTGAGGCTCCCTTTAGGGATAGATCTTCCTAGAGTTTGATGAAGCTTTGTTATATTTCCTATTTTTCTTACATTTTTTAATGTCCTCATATCTTGTTTAATTGAATTCGAGCTAAAAGCTCGGAAAATAGAGAAGCATTCCTAGAAGCTTAGCTTCTTCGTCATGTTTCCTAATTTTCATTCGCTTTTTTAACGCTCTCATATCTTGTTTTGAAAGGAGTTTTATGCCAGATTATTTGTCGGTATCATCGTTGACCAAGTATTTGAAGTTGAAGTTTGACCGAGATCCGTATTTGGAGCGGGTTTATCTGACAGGCCAAGTGTCCAATTTTCGTAAGCGTCCGAGTCATCAGTATTTTTCGCTCAAGGACGAAAAGGCGGTGATTCAGGCGACGATTTGGGCTGGTGTTTATAAGTCTTTGGGCTTTGAATTGGAAGAGGGGATGAAGGTCAATGTCATCGGACGAATCCAGCTCTATGAGCCTAGTGGTAGCTACTCCATTATCATTGAAAAGGCTGAGCCAGACGGGATTGGTGCTTTAGCCATCCAGTTTGAACAATTGAAAAAGAAATTGGGTGACGAGGGTCTTTTTCAGGATAAATTTAAACAGCCCTTGCCGCAATTTGCACAGAAAATTGGTGTGGTGACCAGTTCTAGTGGTGCAGTTATTCGTGACATCATCACAACGGTTAGCAGGCGTTTTCCGGGTCGAGAAGTCGTACTTTATCCGACCAAGGTGCAGGGAGATGGTGCGGCTACTGAAATTGCGCAAAATATTCGCAGGGCTAATGAGCGAGAGGACCTGGATGTACTGATTGTTGGGCGTGGGGGTGGCTCTATTGAGGACTTATGGGCTTTTAATGAAGAAGAAGTGGTGCGAGCGATTTTTGAATCACGGATTCCGATTATTTCTAGTGTCGGACATGAAACGGATATAACGCTAGCAGATTTTGTGGCAGACAGACGGGCAGCAACGCCGACAGCAGCGGCAGAATTAGCAACACCTGTGACCAAACTAGATGTGCTGGCTCATCTTAAACAACAGGAAAATCGAATGAGTAAAGCTGTGGGAAATCGTCTGGTTTATCACCGTGAACGCTTGGAAAAATTAGCTCATTCGGTGATTTTTAGACAGCCAGAACGGCTCTACGATGCCTATTTACAAAAATTAGATCAATTACAGTTGCGGATGAAACAAGCCATTTCCGAATATAGAAATGAAGGGCAAAAACGCAGTCAGATTTTGGAGCAACGCTTGCTCGCTTGTTCGCCAGTCCAGAAAATTGCCCTCTATCAGGAAAAATTAGCCCAGCAAAAACGCTTGTTGCGCAGTAGTACTGCCGTGATTTACGACCATAAGGTGGCAGAAGTCAAGCGCTTAGCAAATATCCTCTTGATGCTTGACACCAGCCGTATTGTGGCGCGGGGATATGCGATTGTGGAGCAAAATGGGCATGTAATTGATAGTGTTCAAAAGGTTCAAGCAGAAGAAAATATGACCATTCAGTTACGAGACGGTCAGCTAGAAGTTGAGGTAAAAGATGTCAAAACAAAAGAAATTTGAGGAAAATTTAGCAGATTTGGAGCAGATTGTTCAGAGATTAGAAAGCGGTGATGTCGCATTGGAAGATGCGATTGCCGAGTTTCAAAAGGGCATGAAACTATCAAAAGAACTCCAAGAAACCCTAAATCAAGCAGAAAAAACCTTGGTTAAGGTTATGCAAGCAGACGGAACAGAGACGGACATGGAATGAAGCAAGTAGAGCGATTGAATTGGATTGAGAGAGTCATCTCGGACTTTTATAGTGATAAATCTGTGGCACCTCATTTGATTGAGACTATTCTTTACTCCATTCGAGCAGGGGGCAAGCGCCTGCGTCCGCTCCTTGTTTTGGAGCTATTAGAGGGCTTTGGCGTGACGCTTACAGAAGCCCATGTTCAGGTGGCGGCTGCCCTTGAGATGATTCACACAGGGAGTCTAATCCACGATGATTTACCTGCTATGGATAACGACGATTATCGCCGTGGTCAACTGACTAGCCACAAGAAATTTGGCGAAGACATGGCCATTTTGGCGGGCGATAGCCTATTTCTTGATTCTTATGCCTTGGTGGCAATGGCAGAGCTTCCTAGCCAGATTCGTGTGGAATTGATCGCTGCTCTGTCTAAGGCGGCTGGGACTTTTGGCATGGTGGGCGGACAAGTGCTTGATATGGAAGGGGAAAAACGCAGTTTGAATCTTTCAGAATTGCAGACCATCCATGCCCATAAAACAGGAAAACTCCTCGCCTATCCTTTTGTTGCAGCAGGCGTGATTGTTGAAGCAGAAAGTCCTATTAAGACTATCTTGCAAGAGACGGGTGAGTGGCTCGGTTTGGCCTTTCAGGTGCGGGATGATATTTTAGATGTAACAGCTAGTTTTGAGGAATTGGGCAAAACACCAAATAAAGACCTTGTGGCAGACAAGTCCACCTATCCTGCCCTGCTTGGCTTAGAGGAAGCCAAAGCTTATTTAGCGATGAGTTTAGGTAAGGTAGAAGAGGGACTTACGGCATTGGAAGAACAATCCGCCTTTCAGGCAGACAAGATTCGAGAAATAGTAGAAAGTTTACGATTACATGGCTAAGGAAAGAGTAGATGTACTGGCCTACAAACAAGGCCTCTTTGATACACGTGAGCAGGCCAAACGCGGTGTTATGGCAGGTTTGGTTGTCTCTGTCATCAATGGCGAGCGCTATGACAAGCCGGGTGAAAAGATCGATGAAAGTACCGAATTAAAGTTAAAAGGCGAAAAGTTGAAATACGTTAGCCGTGGCGGTCTCAAATTAGAGAAAGCTCTTCAAGTATTTGACCTGTCAGTTAAGGGCAAAACGACGCTTGATATCGGTGCTTCAACAGGGGGCTTTACCGATGTCATGTTGCAAAATGGAGCTGATTTGGTCTATGCAGTTGACGTTGGCACCAATCAATTAGCCTGGAAAATTCGTCAAGACGCGCGGGTGGTCAGCATGGAGCAGTTCAATTTCCGCTATGCGACACCAAGTGATTTTAAGCAGCTACCTCAGTTTGCGAGCATCGATGTCAGCTTTATCTCGCTGAGCCTGATTTTGCCAGTTTTGTCAAGCATTTTGGTAGATGAAGGAGAAGTCGTTGCCTTGATTAAACCGCAATTTGAGGCAGGGCGTGAGCAGATTGGCAAAAACGGCATCATCAAGGACAAGGCTGTTCATCGGATGGTTTTGGAAAAAGTGACGGCTTTTGCGGTGGAAGCAGGTTTTACCGTCAGAGCGCTTGATTTTTCCCCCATTCAAGGTGGACACGGCAATGTGGAATTTTTGGCCTATTTGAAAAAAGAAAGTCCAGTTGAAAATCAAGTTGCAACAGTTATTGACACCATCGTAGAACAAGCGCATAAGGAATTTAAAGATGAATAAAAAAGAACGCTTAGAGAAAATTAGAAAATTTGTAACAGATTTTGAAATCGGCACTCAAGAAGAGATTGTCGAGCATTTAAAGGCCTCTGGAATTAAAGCAACGCAGGCAACAGTGTCTCGGGATATCAAGGAATTAGGGATTGTCAAAATTCCTTTGAAGGACAACACCTATATCTATGAATTGCCGAAATCCGTGTCCAGTCGCATGAAGTTGGCAGAAAATAACATTTTATCGTCTGAATGTATGGATGCGATGATTAATCTCAATCTTGTACCAGGAAGCACAGCTTTTGTCAAAAATCAGATTGTCGAAGCCTTTTCAGAAGAGATTTTTAGCATTGTGTCAGATGATGATACAATTTTGATTATTCTTCGCCAGAAAGACGAGGCACAACGAGTCTTAGATACAATAAAAAATTGGTAGGTTGCCATGTTACTTGAAATTTCCATTAAAAATTTTGCCATTATTGAGGAAATTTCCCTTAATTTTGAGCAAGGAATGACCGTTCTGACCGGGGAAACTGGGGCAGGAAAATCCATTATTATTGATGCCATGAATATGATGCTAGGAAGCAGAGCGACCACAGACGTCATTCGCCATGGTATGCCCAAGGCTGAGATTGAGGGCTTGTTTTCGATTGAGCAAAGCAGGAGTCTGCGTGAACTCTTGGAAGAACAGGGCTTAGAGGTCTCAGATGAGCTGATTATTCGTCGTGAGATTTTGCAAAATGGACGCAGTATCAGCCGGATCAATGGGCAGTTGGTCAATTTGTCAGTCTTAAAAGCCGTTGGTCAGCATTTGGTAGATATTCATGGTCAGCATGATCAGGAAGAATTGATGCGACCTCAGCACCATATTGCCATGCTAGACGAGTTTGGAGATGATGCGTTTTTCCAATTAAAAGCGGATTATAAGGCTGCCTTTGAAGCTTATAAAACTTTGCGCAAACAAGTCTTGAGCATTCAAAAAAATCAAGAAGAAAACAAGGCTCGAATTGAGATGCTGGAATATCAGATGGCGGAGATTGAAGCTGCGGATTTGAAAGCGGGCGAGGATAAGGACTTGCATCAAGAGCGCGAGCGCCTGCTTAATCACAAGCAGATTGCAGATACACTGACAAATGCTTATGCCATGCTGGATAATGACGATTTCTCTAGTCTAGGAAATGTCCGCTCAGCCATGCATGATTTGGAGTCGATTGAAGAGTTTGATCCGAGCTATAAGGAACTAGCTAGCAGTCTTTCTGAGACCTACTATGTCTTAGAGGATGTAACCAAGCGCCTTGAGGGGATTATTGATGAGCTTGACTTTGACGGGAATCGCCTCATGCAGGTGGAAAGTCGTCTTGACTTGATTTACAGTATCACCCGCAAATACGGTGGCGCTGTCGATGATGTTTTAGACTACTTGGAGCAAATCACTAAGCAATACCAACTCTTGACAGGCTCAGATATTTCTTCTGAAAATCTTGAAACAGAGTTAAAAAAACGTGAAAAAGACTTGGTTGGCTTAGCAGGTGAATTATCCAATGCGCGCCATCACTTAGCAGCAGGCTTGGAGCAAGAAATTAAGCAAGAGCTAAAAGACTTGTATATGGAAAAAGCGGATTTTCAGGTGCGCTTTAGCAAGGCCAAGTTTGGTCGTGAGGGCAATGAACAGGTAGAATTTTACATCTCCACCAACCCTGGTGAAGACTTCAAGCCCCTTGTCAAAGTGGCAAGTGGAGGAGAATTGTCGCGCTTGATGCTGGCTATTAAATCTGCTTTTTCTCGCAAGGAAGGCAAGACCAGTATCGTCTTTGATGAGGTGGATACCGGTGTATCTGGTCGTGTGGCGCAGGCTATTGCCCAGAAGATTTATAAGATTGGTGGGCATGGACAAGTCTTAGCCATTTCTCATCTACCACAGGTCATTGCTATTGCGGATTATCAATTCTTTATTGAGAAGATCAGTGATGATCACTCAACAGTCTCTCGGGTTCGTCTCTTGACGCTTGAAGAGCGGATTGAGGAAGTGGCAAAGATGCTGGCAGGTGAAAATGTGACGGAAGCAGCGCTCACGCAGGCAAAAGAATTGCTCAAAAAAGATTAGGAGAGAGCATGAGATATTTTGTAATTGGGGATATCCATGGAAAAGCAGGTATGCTTGAGACACTTCTTCAGCATTGGAATCAAGAAGACCAGCTGATTTTTCTAGGGGATTTGATTGACCGTGGGGAAAACAGCAGAGCAGTTGTAGAGCGAGTTAGAGATTTAGTAGAGCATAGTGGTGCTATCTGCCTTTCTGGCAATCACGAATACATGTTTCTCGCTTGGTTAGATGATCCTGAAGACCGATATGATCATTACAGACGTAATGGTGGCGATACGACCATTAACTCGATTTTGGAACGTCCTTTAGATGCTCCAGTAGATGGGATTCGTGATGCCAAGCGTGTGATGGAAGAAGCAGGTGACTTGGTTGACTTTATCCGTCAAATGCCCTTTCATGTGGAAACAGAGCACTTGATTTTTGTCCATGCAGGGCTTGATTTGACCTTAGATAATTGGCAAGATACGACGGATTATAAAAAGGTCTGGATTCGTGCTCCTTTTCATGAAGCAGAAAATAAAACAGGAAAAGGCATCGTCTTTGGGCATACACCGACCACCTATCTAACAGGGGAACCCATGGAAAGCGCAAAACTCTGGCAGACCGATGATGACAAGATTGGCATGGATGGTGGAGCTGTCTATGGCGGGGTTCTTCATGGATTGGTTTTTGAAGATGGACATATCCTTGAACACTATGTTGTGCCTAATGACGGCTTTCAAGTGACAGATGACTAGGTCTTTGATACACAAAAATCAATTTTTTTGATATAATAGAAACAGTATTACAATAAAGTAGGAATAACATGGCAAAGATTAAAATTGTAACGGATTCATCCATCACCATTGAACCGCAACTTGTAGAAGACTTAGAGATTACAGTCGCTCCATTGTCTGTTATGGTGGATGGTGTTGTGTATTCGGATGCAGACCTAGCAGAAGGTGAGTTTCTTCGCTTGATGCAAGCAAGTAAAAACCTGCCCAAAACGAGCCAACCGCCTGTTGGTGTTTTTGCAGAGATTTTTGAAAGGCTAGGAGAAGAGGCAGATCAGATTATCTCCATCCATATGTCGCATGCCCTCTCAGGAACGGTTGAAGCAGCTCGTCAAGGAGCTATTTTAGCCAACAGCAAGGTGACGGTCCTAGATAGTTCCTTTACTGATCAGGCTCTGAAGTTTCAAGTGGTTGAGGCAGCTAGACTTGCGAAAGAAGGCGCTTCTTTAGAAGCTATTTTAGAGCGAATCGAAGAAGTACGTGAGAAAACAGAACTCTACATCGGAGTATCGACTCTTGAAAATCTAGTTAAAGGCGGCAGAATTGGGCGCGTGACAGGTCTTCTTAGCTCTCTTTTAAACATTCGTGTCGTTATGCAGATGAAAAATCACGAATTGCAGCCGATGATCAAAGGACGCGGAGTTAAGACCTTTAAGAAATGGCTAGTAGATTTTGAAGAATCCTTGGCAGGAAAAACTGTCGCAGAAATTGGGATTTCCTATGCAGGCAGTCCAGAATTTGCAGCAGAGATGAAGCAGAGCTTACAATCCTATGTTGAAAAAGAGATTTCAGTTTTAGAAACAGGATCAATTATTCAGACCCACACAGGTGAAAATGCTTGGGCTGTTTTAGTCTATTATAAGTAAGATTTAATTTTGTGAAAAAAACTGAAAATGCGTATCTAAGGCTTGACCTAAAAGAGTTTTTAAGATATTATAGTATCCGTTAGATAAATTATTTTGGAGGATTAACAATGGCTAACAAACAAGATTTGATTGCAAAAGTAGCAGAGGCTACTGAATTGACAAAGAAAGATTCAGCAGCAGCAGTTGATGCTGTATTTGCAGCAGTTGCAGATTACCTTGCAGCTGGTGAAAAAGTACAATTGATCGGTTTTGGTAACTTTGAAGTTCGTGAGCGTGCAGCACGTAAAGGTCGCAACCCACAAACTGGTAAAGAAATCACAATCGCAGCTTCTAAAGTTCCAGCATTCAAAGCTGGTAAAGCTCTTAAAGACGCTGTAAAATAATCAGTAAGATAGAGTAAATAAAAAGCCTATTGTATTAAGCCTCTTAGCTTGTTCAAGAGGCTTTTTTGTTTATTTTAGAGGAAATGTTTATAAACTCTAGGATGGCAGGACATGGGAATTCATGGTATAATAATCATGAACAACATGAGGAGGTGAGGATATGAAAGGTCATCTCAACTTAGATATACATCAAGAAGAAGACTATCAGGAAGTCATTCAGCACTTAAAAGAAAAAGGAATTCGGATTACAGAGACGAGAAAAGCAGTGATTGCCTACCTGATCACGAGTAAAGAACATCCCAGTGCGGAGCGCATCTACCAAGATTTACTGCCTGAATTTCCAAGTATGAGCTTAGCAACGGTCTATAACAATCTGAAAGTTTTGATTGAGGAAGGATTTGTCGAAGAAATCAAAATCAGCAATGATAAGACGACTTATTTTGATTTTATGGGGCACGAACATCTCAATATTGTCTGTGAAGTGTGCGGACGGATTGCGGATTTTGAAGATGGAGAAATTCCTGATTTGAAACGAGAAGTCGAAGAGCAGACAGGCTATCAGGTGACCAAGACCCAGGTTCTGATGTATGGAATCTGCCCTAATTGTGCAGAGAAATAATGGATTTATCTTCTGTTTAGACTAGCTTTTTTGCAAAAAATTTTGTAAAATAGAAAAGTAACTGCATGGCAGTTTTCAAAAATCAAAGGAGAATGTCTAATGGTAAAATTAGTCTTTGCTCGCCACGGTGAGTCTGAATGGAACAAAGCTAACCTTTTCACAGGTTGGGCAGATGTTGACTTGTCTGAAAAAGGGACACAACAAGCAATCGATGCTGGTAAATTGATCAAAGAAGCTGGTATCGAGTTTGACCAAGCTTACACTTCAGTCTTAAAACGTGCGATTAAAACAACAAACCTTGCTCTTGAAGCAGCAGATCAATTGTGGGTTCCAGTTGAAAAATCTTGGCGTTTGAACGAACGTCACTACGGTGGTTTGACTGGTAAAAACAAAGCAGAAGCAGCTGAGCAATTCGGTGATGAGCAAGTACACATCTGGCGTCGTTCTTACGATGTATTGCCTCCAGATATGGCAAAAGATGATGAGCATTCAGCACACACAGACCGTCGCTATGCTCACCTTGATGATTCAGTGATTCCAGATGCTGAAAACTTGAAAGTGACGCTTGAGCGTGCTCTTCCATTCTGGGAAGATAAAATTGCTCCAACTTTGAAAGATGGTAAAAATGTCTTTGTAGGAGCACACGGTAACTCAATCCGTGCTCTTGTAAAACACATCAAAGGTTTGTCAGATGATGAAATCATGGATGTGGAAATTCCAAACTTCCCACCACTTGTCTTTGAATTTGACGAAAAATTGAACGTTGTAGCAGAATACTACTTGGGTGAATAATACTAGAACAAGAGGTTAGGACAAGGGTCTTGGACCTCTTTTGTTTTATAGATTTAACAGTTTGACGCAGTCTTGTCGCTGGGTTCAATGCTCCAGTGGAGCTATTTACGAGAACAGAAAGTTGTGAGCAACTGATCCAAAACATTGATCAATCAATATTCTATTAAAAGAAGCTAGCGAACTTGTCTTCGCTAGCTCTATTTTCAACCTTTTACAATTCTCAATTGTGAAAGCGTCAACTTGCGGGATATGAACAGTCCAGTGGACTGTTCATACCTGAGCTTGAAAACTCGAAAGCGAGGCTAGTCCAGTGGACTGTTCATACCTGAGCCTAAAAATTGGAAAGCGAAGACTACAAAATAGATTTCTATGAAATCACGATTTTCCCCTACCTGTTTTTTGATGGAGAATTTTTTTTGGCTCTTGCTAAAATGACTACGCTTTCTAGGGATTTTATGGTAAAATAATAGCAACGACTCTTGGCATGCTTTGACGAGTGAAGCAGAGTTGGCTGGGAGTTTACTGGATAGAAATGGATGAGCGTATATGGCAAAAAGAGGAAAATCTTCGTTTAATGGCTGGACCTTGTTAGCTTTGCTGTTTGTATTAGGCTTCATTGTGCAGTATTTTATTCCGATAGTGGTTGTGCTAGGTTTAGCTGGGACGGGTTATTATTTCTTTAAAAGAAATCAAACCAACCAGCAGGTCTCGCTAACGATGCAAGTGGATGAGCTCAAAAAGCTAATTGCAAGCACAGATCGTAAGATTCATCGCTTAGATCAGTATAAGAAAGAAGATTCTGAGCGCTATATTGCCTTAGCAGGGGAAGTAGAAGGACAGTTAGCGATTATTGAGGATAAAACTCAGCGTTTGCAGACAGAGATTGAACCAGCAGTTGTCAAGCGGATTTTTGATAAGATTGATGAGGTGCGTGAAGAGATTTCTCTGAGTAGAGCTGAGTTAGAAGAAACTCATAAAACGCCTTCTTTCAAGGATTTACCAGAGGATGTTCAACAAATTATCCGCAATATTAAAATTGATCACAAAGCTATTACAGAGAAAATTGAGCAGTCAGAAAGTGGAAATAAGGAAGAGCTGATGGCTGTTCATCATATGCAAATGGAGCGGTTTGAAGATATTTTAGAAGGCTATCAAAAGATGCTTGAAGCACCAAAGAATTATTATCATGCGAAAGAGCGTTTGGAAGCTGCAGTGTCTGCGATGAAACAGTTTGATTTGGATTTAGATGAAACGCTCAAGCAGCTCAATGAAGCCGATATGCGAGATTTTGATATTAGTTTGCGGATTATCAAGCACAAGACAAGAGAAGAAGATAAAGGAGATAGCCATGAGTGATGGATTTAACTTTGATATTGATCAAATTGCAGCAAGTAGCCTAAGTAAGACAGACCAGACGACTGAAATTATCTCAAGTACGGTAGATGATAAGCCTCAGTCGCTCTCCTTTTTTGAAAAGTTAAAACCTGAGCAGCAAGCAGCGATTGCAAGTAAAGCTCCAGCGCTTTTGGGGCAATTTGTGAGTGACCAAAATGCTCTTTTAGACTTTGGACAAGGAGCAGTTGAGGAGGTCAATCAGACTGTCAATCGGATTTTGGCAGAGCAAAAGAAATTAGAACTCCCAGAAGTAGATGAGCTTTTACTTCAAACCAATCGAGAATTGAATGGATTTGTGGCCAAATACAAAGATGCCAAGCCAGCAGAGTTGGAAAAGAAACCCAATCTCTTGCAAAAATTATTCCGACAAGGGAAAAATAGTCTCCAAGAACTTTACTTTGATTCGAAGAATATCGAGCAAAAGATGGATTCAATGGCAGCGACAGTGGTCAAGCAGGAAGAAAGTTTGATTCGAAATATTGTATCTGCTGAGATGTTGATTGAAGATAATACCAAATCTATTGAGAA
This window contains:
- a CDS encoding HU family DNA-binding protein — encoded protein: MANKQDLIAKVAEATELTKKDSAAAVDAVFAAVADYLAAGEKVQLIGFGNFEVRERAARKGRNPQTGKEITIAASKVPAFKAGKALKDAVK
- a CDS encoding DegV family protein, which translates into the protein MAKIKIVTDSSITIEPQLVEDLEITVAPLSVMVDGVVYSDADLAEGEFLRLMQASKNLPKTSQPPVGVFAEIFERLGEEADQIISIHMSHALSGTVEAARQGAILANSKVTVLDSSFTDQALKFQVVEAARLAKEGASLEAILERIEEVREKTELYIGVSTLENLVKGGRIGRVTGLLSSLLNIRVVMQMKNHELQPMIKGRGVKTFKKWLVDFEESLAGKTVAEIGISYAGSPEFAAEMKQSLQSYVEKEISVLETGSIIQTHTGENAWAVLVYYK
- a CDS encoding phosphoglycerate mutase; amino-acid sequence: MVKLVFARHGESEWNKANLFTGWADVDLSEKGTQQAIDAGKLIKEAGIEFDQAYTSVLKRAIKTTNLALEAADQLWVPVEKSWRLNERHYGGLTGKNKAEAAEQFGDEQVHIWRRSYDVLPPDMAKDDEHSAHTDRRYAHLDDSVIPDAENLKVTLERALPFWEDKIAPTLKDGKNVFVGAHGNSIRALVKHIKGLSDDEIMDVEIPNFPPLVFEFDEKLNVVAEYYLGE
- a CDS encoding Fur family transcriptional regulator, with amino-acid sequence MKGHLNLDIHQEEDYQEVIQHLKEKGIRITETRKAVIAYLITSKEHPSAERIYQDLLPEFPSMSLATVYNNLKVLIEEGFVEEIKISNDKTTYFDFMGHEHLNIVCEVCGRIADFEDGEIPDLKREVEEQTGYQVTKTQVLMYGICPNCAEK